The following proteins come from a genomic window of Clostridium cylindrosporum DSM 605:
- a CDS encoding phage portal protein gives MGLKDIWNKLRRGVRAGVIAMKENKINNEYLISTINAHRSSQKVDLMLKGDRYYKVENDIKSRRLFKVVNGKRVEETYKANNRIAHAKYKNLVDEKINYLLARDYSLKCNNTDYINKIKSILGKHFHYNLSELGYEASNKGIAWLHFYLEDNKFKTIVIPSEQCIPIWEDKTHTELKALIRVYDEEVWEYSKAKIIIHVEYWTPEDVTYYILDNNYLVYDYNNNNYENTKVSHFNKDNEWYAWGKVPFIPFKNNHIEMPDIKFVKTLLDSYDLSRSEAANYVEEVKNLIFVLKGYGGEDIDDFMRKLNEYRAVLVDDPQEGGVDTLTPTMDITALKEHYEQLKRDIIEDGQSVNKDLDKFGSAPSGVALKFMYSGLDLKCNALETQFKMGFEMLLYFINIYLSEIGEGTYENIDVDIIFNRDIEINESETIDNCQKSKGVISDKTILANHPWVKDIELEKKELESQKQESLPFKDKVPLAEVGEVDE, from the coding sequence GTGGGGTTAAAAGATATATGGAATAAATTAAGGAGAGGGGTTAGGGCTGGTGTTATTGCAATGAAGGAAAATAAAATTAATAATGAATACCTTATAAGTACTATTAATGCTCATAGAAGCTCACAAAAGGTTGATCTTATGCTAAAAGGTGATAGATACTATAAAGTTGAAAATGACATAAAAAGCAGGAGGCTATTTAAAGTTGTAAATGGTAAAAGAGTTGAAGAAACATACAAGGCAAATAATAGGATAGCACATGCAAAGTATAAGAATTTGGTAGATGAAAAGATTAACTATTTATTAGCAAGGGACTATTCCCTAAAATGTAATAATACTGATTATATTAACAAGATCAAGAGCATATTAGGTAAACATTTTCACTATAACCTTAGTGAATTAGGTTATGAAGCCAGCAATAAAGGAATAGCATGGCTTCATTTTTATTTAGAGGATAACAAATTTAAGACTATAGTAATACCTAGTGAGCAATGCATCCCTATATGGGAAGATAAGACACATACAGAGTTAAAAGCTTTAATAAGGGTATATGACGAAGAAGTATGGGAATATAGCAAAGCCAAAATAATTATACACGTTGAATACTGGACACCTGAAGATGTTACATATTATATCCTTGATAATAATTACCTTGTTTATGACTACAACAATAATAACTATGAGAATACAAAAGTATCACATTTTAATAAGGATAATGAGTGGTATGCTTGGGGAAAAGTACCCTTTATTCCTTTCAAAAACAATCACATTGAGATGCCAGATATAAAGTTTGTGAAGACCTTACTTGATAGCTATGATTTATCTAGAAGTGAAGCTGCAAACTATGTTGAAGAAGTTAAGAATCTTATATTTGTCTTAAAAGGATATGGTGGAGAAGATATAGATGATTTTATGAGAAAGCTTAATGAATATAGGGCTGTATTAGTAGATGATCCTCAAGAGGGTGGTGTAGATACATTAACTCCAACTATGGACATTACAGCACTTAAAGAACACTATGAACAACTTAAAAGAGATATTATTGAAGATGGACAAAGTGTTAATAAGGACTTAGATAAATTTGGATCAGCACCTTCAGGAGTAGCATTAAAGTTTATGTATAGTGGATTGGACCTTAAATGTAATGCACTTGAAACACAGTTTAAAATGGGATTTGAAATGTTATTGTATTTTATAAATATTTATCTAAGTGAAATAGGCGAAGGTACATATGAGAACATTGATGTAGATATTATTTTTAATAGGGATATTGAGATAAATGAAAGTGAGACAATAGATAATTGTCAAAAGTCTAAAGGAGTTATTTCAGATAAAACTATTCTCGCTAATCACCCTTGGGTTAAAGACATAGAGTTAGAAAAGAAAGAGCTTGAAAGTCAAAAACAAGAGAGTCTACCATTTAAGGATAAGGTGCCATTAGCAGAAGTTGGTGAGGTTGATGAGTAA
- a CDS encoding phage tail tape measure protein, translating into MVGGITLAPLLTEIKVKLNSFKSEMDKAKAIANTKVEEMQKKFQGLQNSGERLQSVGTKLTIMGAAGVTAIAGLVKKGAEWNAQVAGTEFLYKNLDKSVQQTIKSNMANAETIALTEQQYKDAATTMATYYTNMGFTAKETSKLSGETMNLVADLAAVTDMPFDEAMGRFKSGLMGNYEALDAFSINISANMLENSKYVKSLGKTWNQLSENEKMMAVYNEIQRQGSSATGLAAQEAGGFGMQLKLVKQQISELLGKLGETLLPVLEPFLVKLKEMVERFSEWADKNPEVVRTILTIVTALSGILLIVGPIITILGSLITNIGAIITGFTAVSTVVTSAGGAIALLSNPIGIAIGVIGLLVAAVMTDFCGIRETISSVMSSIMTIIKTILERIMYIWNTDFMGIKTFITGIWEAIKVVFSTAFNVIKGYFDIFVKIFKGDWKGAWESIKNVSSIIWEGIKKLFAIFLNLIVDTLLSIGVSLYAAAKTTFNRIKEGFSFIWSKIKEWFSKAIKDPIGTIKSIGSSMYSAGKDLFNHLWDGIKSIWTSIKNWVSDKVNWLVDKVKFWDKESDKMAASKVNGSHYNGLSYVPFDGYTARLHKGERVLTAAENREYSQGIGRGSTIEVYNNFYGKTESPYEIAKATRRSLVGLNFA; encoded by the coding sequence GTGGTAGGAGGAATAACATTAGCACCTTTGTTAACAGAAATAAAAGTTAAACTAAATAGCTTTAAATCAGAAATGGATAAGGCCAAAGCAATTGCAAATACAAAGGTAGAAGAAATGCAAAAAAAGTTTCAGGGGCTACAAAATAGTGGTGAAAGACTACAGTCTGTAGGAACTAAGCTTACTATAATGGGAGCAGCAGGAGTTACTGCCATTGCTGGACTTGTTAAAAAAGGAGCTGAATGGAATGCACAGGTTGCAGGAACAGAGTTTCTTTATAAAAACCTTGATAAATCGGTTCAACAAACAATAAAAAGCAATATGGCAAATGCAGAAACAATAGCTTTAACAGAGCAACAATATAAAGATGCAGCTACAACTATGGCTACATACTATACTAATATGGGGTTTACTGCTAAAGAAACTTCAAAACTATCAGGAGAAACTATGAATCTAGTAGCAGACCTTGCAGCAGTTACCGATATGCCCTTTGATGAGGCTATGGGAAGATTTAAGTCAGGGTTAATGGGCAACTATGAGGCCTTAGATGCCTTTAGTATAAATATATCCGCCAATATGCTTGAGAATAGTAAATATGTTAAGTCATTAGGCAAGACTTGGAACCAACTTTCAGAGAATGAAAAAATGATGGCGGTTTACAATGAAATCCAAAGACAAGGGTCAAGTGCTACTGGACTTGCTGCACAAGAAGCAGGTGGATTTGGTATGCAATTAAAGCTTGTAAAACAGCAGATTTCAGAACTACTTGGAAAACTTGGAGAAACTTTATTACCAGTGCTAGAGCCTTTTTTAGTAAAGTTAAAAGAAATGGTAGAAAGGTTTAGTGAATGGGCAGATAAGAATCCAGAGGTGGTTAGGACAATATTAACCATTGTTACTGCTTTAAGTGGAATATTACTAATAGTAGGACCTATAATTACAATTTTAGGTTCTCTCATTACAAATATAGGTGCAATTATTACAGGCTTTACCGCAGTAAGTACTGTTGTAACAAGTGCCGGTGGTGCTATTGCATTACTTTCTAATCCCATAGGTATAGCTATTGGTGTCATTGGACTATTAGTGGCTGCGGTTATGACTGATTTTTGTGGAATAAGGGAAACTATATCATCTGTTATGAGTTCAATTATGACTATAATAAAAACGATATTAGAAAGAATAATGTATATATGGAATACTGACTTTATGGGTATCAAGACATTTATTACGGGTATTTGGGAAGCTATTAAAGTAGTATTTTCTACCGCATTTAATGTGATAAAAGGGTATTTTGATATATTTGTTAAGATCTTTAAGGGAGATTGGAAAGGTGCATGGGAAAGTATTAAAAATGTATCTTCTATAATTTGGGAAGGTATAAAGAAACTTTTCGCCATATTTCTAAATCTTATTGTAGATACGCTATTAAGTATAGGAGTTAGTTTATATGCAGCGGCTAAGACTACTTTTAATAGAATCAAAGAAGGTTTTAGTTTTATATGGAGTAAAATTAAAGAATGGTTTAGTAAAGCTATAAAAGATCCTATAGGGACTATTAAAAGTATAGGTAGCAGTATGTATAGTGCAGGGAAAGATTTATTTAACCATCTATGGGACGGTATAAAATCAATATGGACAAGCATTAAAAACTGGGTATCAGACAAAGTAAATTGGCTAGTTGATAAGGTTAAGTTTTGGGATAAGGAATCAGATAAAATGGCTGCAAGCAAAGTAAATGGTTCACATTATAATGGATTGTCCTATGTACCCTTTGATGGTTATACAGCTAGGCTTCATAAAGGAGAAAGAGTTTTAACAGCAGCAGAAAATAGAGAGTATTCACAAGGAATTGGTAGAGGTTCTACTATAGAAGTATACAATAATTTCTATGGAAAAACAGAAAGCCCTTATGAAATAGCAAAAGCTACTAGAAGAAGTTTAGTAGGATTAAATTTTGCATAG
- a CDS encoding terminase small subunit, with protein sequence MKLTPKQKAFADYYIELGNATEAAVKAGYSKKTATVIGAENLIKPNIKSYIDQRMRELDEKAIARQEEVLKYLTKVMRGEETEEVVVIENIGDSMSEARIVKKQVGAKDRNKAAELLGKRYRLFVDKVEADVNQTVIFEGEDELED encoded by the coding sequence GTGAAATTAACACCAAAACAGAAGGCATTTGCTGACTATTATATTGAGTTAGGCAATGCCACTGAAGCTGCTGTTAAAGCAGGATATAGTAAAAAAACAGCTACAGTAATAGGAGCTGAAAACTTAATAAAACCTAATATAAAAAGTTACATAGACCAAAGAATGAGAGAGCTAGATGAAAAGGCTATAGCAAGGCAAGAGGAAGTCCTTAAGTATCTAACTAAGGTTATGAGAGGAGAAGAAACTGAGGAAGTAGTTGTTATAGAGAACATTGGAGACTCTATGAGTGAAGCTAGAATAGTAAAAAAGCAAGTAGGAGCCAAAGATAGAAATAAAGCTGCTGAGCTTTTAGGAAAAAGATATAGACTATTCGTAGATAAAGTTGAAGCAGATGTTAATCAAACAGTTATATTTGAAGGTGAAGATGAGCTTGAAGATTAA
- a CDS encoding phage head-tail connector protein, protein MVINIEQRILESLRLRINNINESLINDLIKDTVEEVKEYINFSEGDLMPLGCESIVKDLVVIKYNKQGSEGLQSESYGGISQSYLDDIPKDIKRRLNRYRKLPRGY, encoded by the coding sequence GTGGTGATTAACATAGAACAAAGAATTTTAGAATCTTTAAGATTAAGAATAAATAACATAAATGAATCCTTAATTAATGATCTAATTAAAGATACTGTTGAGGAAGTCAAAGAGTATATAAACTTTTCAGAAGGAGATTTAATGCCTTTAGGATGTGAAAGTATAGTAAAAGACTTAGTAGTTATTAAGTATAATAAACAGGGCTCTGAGGGATTACAAAGTGAAAGTTATGGTGGAATAAGCCAGAGTTATTTAGATGATATTCCAAAGGACATTAAAAGAAGACTTAATAGATATAGGAAGCTTCCTAGAGGTTATTGA
- a CDS encoding HK97-gp10 family putative phage morphogenesis protein, whose amino-acid sequence MSNKEFNQSIDNATFKIIQEVSKNLRKACLLVEADAKKNCPVDMGYLRASMFSNVKIESNELIGFITNNSSYAPYVHNGTGIYAKDGTGRKTPWGYVVKSGKYKGYHFTVGQKPNPFLEKARDKNRDKILKLLGGK is encoded by the coding sequence ATGTCTAATAAAGAATTTAATCAAAGCATAGACAATGCAACTTTTAAAATAATTCAAGAGGTTAGTAAAAATTTAAGAAAAGCATGCCTTCTTGTTGAAGCAGATGCAAAGAAAAACTGTCCTGTAGATATGGGTTATTTGAGAGCTTCAATGTTTTCAAACGTGAAGATAGAAAGCAATGAACTAATAGGGTTTATAACTAACAATTCTAGTTATGCACCATATGTTCATAATGGAACAGGTATATATGCTAAAGATGGAACAGGTAGAAAAACACCTTGGGGTTATGTTGTTAAGTCAGGTAAATATAAAGGATATCATTTTACTGTAGGGCAAAAGCCCAATCCTTTCTTAGAAAAAGCTAGAGATAAGAATAGGGATAAGATCTTAAAGTTATTAGGAGGTAAATAG
- a CDS encoding phage scaffolding protein, with protein sequence MKFEELLKAQGLSDEQITGVLRDMKYNKIYTTSLENADERYQKLKGQKEDIQGQLDTANSTIKELKKNNADNEALQKTIKDHEATIETLKKDSEAKIRNITLDSAINNLLLKNNAKHSDLLLGKFDRDKLVIKEDGSIEGLEEQFKGMKETYKDLFQVSLGGKKPANPDTSGFSNNTYEALLNNADNMTAEEVAEQFSKLNK encoded by the coding sequence ATGAAATTTGAAGAACTATTAAAGGCTCAAGGTCTTTCAGATGAGCAGATTACAGGTGTTTTGAGAGATATGAAGTATAACAAAATTTATACTACATCTCTAGAAAATGCAGATGAAAGATACCAAAAGCTGAAAGGACAAAAGGAAGACATACAAGGTCAATTAGATACAGCGAATTCAACTATTAAAGAACTTAAAAAGAATAATGCTGATAATGAAGCTTTACAAAAGACAATAAAAGATCATGAAGCTACTATTGAAACACTTAAAAAAGATAGCGAAGCTAAAATAAGAAATATAACTTTAGATAGTGCTATTAATAATTTACTTCTGAAAAACAATGCTAAACATTCAGATTTACTTTTAGGTAAGTTTGATAGAGATAAGTTAGTTATAAAAGAAGATGGTTCAATAGAAGGCTTAGAGGAGCAGTTTAAAGGTATGAAAGAAACATATAAGGATTTATTCCAGGTATCTTTAGGCGGTAAAAAGCCAGCTAATCCAGATACAAGTGGATTTAGTAATAACACATATGAAGCATTATTAAACAATGCTGATAATATGACAGCTGAGGAAGTGGCAGAACAATTTAGTAAATTAAATAAATAG
- a CDS encoding helix-turn-helix transcriptional regulator, translating to MSKLRTYISVYRKEKNMQQDELAELVGVRRETISRLEKGLYNPSLKLAYDIAKVFGVTIEKLFEFYEEDNLESK from the coding sequence ATGAGTAAATTAAGAACATATATATCTGTATATCGAAAAGAAAAAAATATGCAACAGGATGAATTGGCAGAGCTAGTAGGTGTTCGACGTGAAACTATATCACGATTAGAAAAGGGACTATATAATCCATCTCTAAAACTTGCATATGATATTGCCAAAGTATTTGGAGTTACGATTGAAAAATTATTTGAATTTTATGAAGAGGATAATTTAGAATCTAAGTAA
- a CDS encoding recombinase RecT: MATNESVKNKLVKQQEKKAVSPIESFQGVLTSQLSTQFKAIQSLVPKHVTPERLCRIGLNAVSRNPQLMNCTPETIIGSIVNCASLGLEPNLLGHAYIVPFKNNKTGRMEAQFQIGYKGALDLVRRTGAVSTISAHEVYEGDKFEYAYGLDERLVHIPCGEDSEDKITHFYACYKLKDGGNGFVVMSKQQMDKHRDKFTKSKFKGQITGPWKDHYVSMGLKTVILKLIKYMPISIEQHENQTILEGFQRDNTTMTIKTPKDSIGFGDSFIEPEFVVSDSEEVDDEIEGNEVVEEQVSFEGTPFEE, encoded by the coding sequence ATGGCTACAAATGAAAGTGTAAAAAATAAATTGGTAAAGCAACAAGAGAAAAAGGCTGTATCTCCTATTGAGAGTTTTCAAGGTGTACTAACCTCACAGTTAAGTACACAGTTTAAAGCTATACAAAGCTTAGTGCCAAAACATGTAACGCCTGAAAGGCTTTGCAGAATAGGTCTTAATGCAGTAAGTAGAAATCCTCAGCTAATGAACTGTACACCTGAAACAATCATAGGAAGTATAGTAAACTGTGCATCTTTAGGATTAGAACCTAATTTATTAGGGCATGCATATATAGTTCCTTTTAAAAATAATAAGACTGGCAGAATGGAGGCTCAGTTTCAGATTGGCTACAAAGGAGCACTTGATTTAGTTAGAAGAACTGGAGCAGTAAGTACCATATCAGCCCATGAGGTTTATGAAGGAGATAAATTTGAGTATGCATACGGACTTGATGAGAGGTTGGTGCATATACCATGTGGAGAAGATAGTGAAGATAAGATAACCCACTTTTATGCATGTTATAAGCTAAAAGATGGGGGGAATGGGTTTGTTGTAATGAGTAAGCAACAAATGGACAAACATAGAGATAAGTTCACAAAGTCAAAATTCAAAGGGCAAATAACCGGACCTTGGAAAGATCATTACGTAAGTATGGGACTTAAAACAGTAATTCTAAAACTTATTAAGTATATGCCAATATCAATTGAACAGCATGAAAATCAAACAATATTAGAAGGATTTCAAAGAGATAATACAACAATGACAATTAAAACGCCAAAGGATAGCATAGGGTTTGGAGATAGTTTTATAGAGCCTGAGTTTGTAGTATCGGACTCTGAAGAAGTTGATGACGAGATAGAGGGTAATGAAGTTGTAGAAGAGCAAGTCAGTTTTGAAGGGACACCTTTTGAAGAATAG
- a CDS encoding phage capsid protein, which produces MAVDNFKPTLWEGALIANFHSVSKADALSTKPSDIKGKTVTFNRVGAGQVKDYTGTISWDSIATTPIEMTFDKKKYFAFSLDDCDKVQLKADVMAVTTAEHAAVLAETYDTDFFTTLIAGVKAGNSIGSTSNKKQLTPRNAYDYIVDLGTVLANNKVPSKDRFVTVSADVLGLLSKDPRFTSNPNVLENGVVEGQRINGMQVVQSQELPVNKIVAHHKSAIGAAKQIDEVEAMRLQSAFADGIRGLCMYGSKVLREEAIAVLHYTVGTIDDIPATKVEITNTTSNPVNTKEVTGV; this is translated from the coding sequence GTGGCAGTGGATAATTTTAAACCAACATTATGGGAAGGAGCATTAATTGCAAACTTTCATTCAGTATCAAAAGCAGATGCTCTTTCAACTAAACCAAGTGATATAAAGGGAAAAACGGTAACATTTAATAGAGTTGGAGCAGGGCAAGTAAAAGATTATACAGGAACTATATCATGGGACAGTATAGCTACAACACCAATAGAAATGACATTTGATAAGAAGAAGTACTTTGCTTTTTCACTTGATGATTGTGATAAGGTACAACTTAAAGCAGATGTAATGGCAGTTACTACTGCAGAACATGCAGCAGTTTTAGCGGAGACCTATGATACAGATTTCTTTACAACATTAATAGCAGGAGTTAAAGCGGGTAATTCAATAGGTTCAACCTCAAATAAAAAGCAACTGACACCAAGAAATGCGTATGATTACATTGTAGACCTTGGAACAGTGCTTGCGAATAACAAAGTTCCTTCAAAAGATAGGTTTGTAACTGTATCAGCTGATGTATTAGGACTCCTATCAAAGGACCCTAGATTTACATCTAATCCAAATGTGCTCGAAAATGGTGTAGTAGAAGGTCAAAGAATAAATGGAATGCAAGTTGTTCAATCTCAGGAACTACCAGTAAATAAAATCGTTGCTCATCATAAGTCAGCTATAGGAGCTGCAAAGCAAATAGATGAGGTAGAAGCTATGAGATTACAATCAGCTTTTGCAGATGGGATAAGAGGACTTTGTATGTATGGGTCTAAGGTTCTAAGAGAAGAAGCTATAGCTGTTTTACACTATACTGTAGGGACTATTGATGATATTCCAGCAACTAAGGTTGAAATAACTAATACAACATCAAACCCAGTAAACACTAAAGAAGTAACAGGAGTTTAA
- a CDS encoding minor capsid protein produces MSKNSKYWESRIANNTWSIYNSLEEKNKAILEMYQEAYYHLSEELYRVAEKINGGKPNLTDMHKHNRLSLLKKKFEDIIEELVDNVESLTKEAMFKAFSDNYKNIMKSLDLGDFAEVNQALMEELLEKPWQGSFFSKRLWKNTSILASNLNEFLTQGLIQGKTIAEISIGLGNLMQQGFNVTHRLVRTEAMHYLNQSSHRAYEDAGIEKVQVWAAKDERTCKVCGKKHGKIYFVDKSPILPLHSNCRCTYIPIVD; encoded by the coding sequence ATGAGTAAAAATAGTAAGTACTGGGAAAGTAGAATTGCTAATAATACTTGGAGTATATACAACAGCTTAGAAGAAAAAAATAAAGCTATTCTTGAAATGTATCAGGAAGCGTACTATCACTTATCAGAGGAGTTATATAGGGTTGCTGAGAAAATAAATGGAGGAAAACCTAATCTTACAGATATGCATAAACATAATAGATTATCACTACTTAAGAAAAAGTTTGAGGACATTATAGAAGAATTAGTAGATAATGTAGAGAGCTTAACAAAGGAGGCTATGTTCAAAGCATTTTCTGATAACTACAAGAATATAATGAAATCACTTGATCTTGGAGATTTTGCAGAAGTAAATCAAGCTTTAATGGAAGAGTTACTAGAAAAGCCTTGGCAAGGTAGTTTCTTTAGTAAAAGGCTTTGGAAAAACACATCTATACTGGCCAGTAACTTAAATGAGTTTTTAACTCAAGGACTTATACAAGGTAAAACAATAGCTGAAATAAGTATAGGGTTAGGTAATTTAATGCAGCAAGGATTTAATGTTACCCATAGGCTAGTTAGAACAGAGGCAATGCATTATTTAAATCAAAGTAGCCATAGAGCATATGAAGACGCAGGAATAGAAAAGGTGCAGGTATGGGCTGCTAAGGATGAAAGAACTTGCAAAGTGTGTGGTAAGAAACATGGAAAAATATATTTTGTAGATAAGTCTCCTATTCTACCTTTACATTCAAATTGCAGGTGTACATATATACCAATTGTAGACTAA
- a CDS encoding Holliday junction resolvase RecU yields MGVHRGDIFEEIINHSNKVYKNKGIAIVQKIATPMKPKRAGSKIIGAYYEEKSTLDYIGTCNGQAIAFDAKETSNKNNLPLKNIKEHQIDFMSEWEKHGGIAFLLVNFKAHGKVFKIEFQQIQPYWKLYKSNPGIKGMCSIPYEYFINNCKEVTSGRGAVLDYLI; encoded by the coding sequence TTGGGAGTACATAGAGGTGACATATTTGAAGAGATAATTAATCATTCTAATAAAGTATATAAAAATAAAGGTATTGCTATAGTTCAAAAGATAGCTACACCAATGAAGCCTAAAAGGGCAGGATCAAAGATTATAGGAGCTTATTATGAGGAGAAGAGTACACTTGACTACATTGGTACATGCAATGGACAAGCTATAGCATTCGATGCTAAAGAAACGAGCAATAAAAATAACTTACCTCTTAAGAACATTAAAGAGCATCAAATAGATTTTATGAGTGAATGGGAAAAACATGGAGGAATAGCATTTCTATTAGTAAACTTTAAGGCACATGGAAAAGTATTTAAAATAGAGTTCCAGCAAATACAACCATACTGGAAACTATATAAATCTAATCCAGGAATAAAAGGAATGTGTAGCATACCATATGAGTATTTTATTAATAACTGTAAGGAAGTCACTAGTGGTAGAGGAGCTGTATTAGATTATTTAATTTAG
- a CDS encoding PBSX family phage terminase large subunit: MSLKINISEKIGKGYRTFWNYKGRYRVVKGGRGSKKSTTTAQWIIYNMMKYPLANTLVIRRVFNTHKDSTYTQLKWACNNLCVSHLWHFSKSPLEATYIPTGQKILFRGLDDPMSITSITVEVGHLCWCWFEEAFQVMNEDDFNKIDMSIRGELPQGYFKQLTLTFNPWSEKHWLKMRFFDCKSNNVLALTTNYMCNEFLGEDDIAIFNEMKVKNPRRFKIEGLGEWGIAEGLVFNNFESMDFDVSDISKRPDTVSVFGLDFGYTNDPTAFIAALVDKKNSEIYIFDEFYQKAMTNKDIADMIKYKGYGKERIKADCAEPKSIDEIRHFGIRRIKAARKGKDSILFGIQRIQNYKIYVHPRCENTLIELSNYVWSTKEGQVSNKPIDEYNHLMDALRYATEDIDKKGLRTF; the protein is encoded by the coding sequence ATGAGCTTGAAGATTAATATATCTGAAAAGATAGGGAAAGGTTATAGGACCTTTTGGAACTATAAAGGTAGATATAGGGTAGTTAAAGGTGGGAGAGGGAGTAAGAAGTCTACTACCACAGCTCAATGGATAATTTACAACATGATGAAATATCCATTGGCAAACACTTTAGTTATTAGAAGAGTATTTAATACTCACAAAGATAGCACATATACCCAGCTAAAATGGGCTTGTAATAACTTATGTGTAAGCCATTTATGGCATTTTAGTAAGTCTCCTTTAGAAGCTACATATATACCTACAGGACAAAAGATATTATTTAGAGGTCTTGATGATCCTATGAGCATAACCTCTATAACTGTTGAAGTTGGACATCTTTGTTGGTGTTGGTTTGAAGAAGCTTTCCAAGTTATGAATGAAGATGACTTTAACAAGATAGATATGTCAATAAGAGGAGAGCTTCCACAGGGATATTTTAAGCAATTAACACTTACATTTAATCCTTGGAGTGAAAAACATTGGCTTAAAATGAGGTTCTTTGATTGTAAAAGTAATAATGTATTAGCACTTACTACTAATTATATGTGTAATGAGTTTCTTGGAGAAGATGATATAGCTATATTTAATGAAATGAAAGTAAAGAATCCAAGAAGATTTAAGATAGAGGGCCTTGGGGAATGGGGAATAGCTGAGGGGCTTGTATTTAATAACTTTGAGTCTATGGATTTTGATGTATCTGATATAAGTAAAAGACCAGATACAGTATCAGTTTTTGGACTAGACTTTGGCTATACCAATGATCCTACAGCTTTTATAGCAGCATTAGTTGATAAGAAAAATAGTGAAATCTATATTTTTGATGAGTTTTACCAAAAGGCTATGACTAATAAGGATATAGCTGATATGATCAAGTATAAAGGTTATGGTAAAGAAAGAATTAAAGCTGACTGTGCAGAACCTAAATCAATAGATGAAATAAGGCACTTTGGTATAAGAAGGATTAAGGCTGCAAGAAAAGGTAAGGATAGTATCTTATTTGGAATTCAAAGGATACAAAACTATAAAATATATGTACATCCTAGGTGTGAAAATACATTAATAGAGCTAAGTAACTATGTTTGGAGTACTAAGGAAGGACAAGTTAGTAATAAGCCTATTGATGAATACAATCACTTAATGGATGCATTAAGATATGCAACTGAAGATATTGATAAGAAAGGACTTAGAACATTCTAG